The DNA region AAGTCGAACCGCCATGCTACAAAGTCCATCCCCCCTGCTTTCATACGCGGAAGTGGGGAGTGGGCACGGAAGAGCGGGAGATTTCCCGGTCGAAAGCGGGGAAACGGGGTTAGGATGAATTTGATTCATGCTTGAAAAAGCAGATTCCCAGCGGCGGAAGAGTCAGGTTGAGGGAAAACGGCCGACCGTGATAAGCGATCTCCTCGGCGTCGAATCCGCCGGCGTTGCCCATGCCACTCCCGCCGTAGGGCAATGCGTCGCTGTTCAACGCCTCGCGCCACAAGCCCGCCAAAGGCACGCCCACGCGGTACCCGGTGCGCGGAACGGGAGTGAAGTTGCAGGCCGCCATGAGGACGCCGCCGCCGGCGGACTTGCGGATCCAGCTGACCACGCTGGATTCGGAATCGGTGCAATCCACCCATTCAAACCCCGCCGGGTCGCAATCCGTGGCGTGAAGCGCCGTCTCTCCGGCGTACAGCCGGTTCAAATCCCGGACCCATTGCTGCAATCCCCGATGCGGTCCGTATTCCAATAAAGGCCACTCCAGGCTTTCCTCGTGGCTCCACTCCCGCCATTGGCCGATCTCGCCGCCCATGAACAGCAATTTCTTTCCGCTCATGGCGTACATATAACCGAGCAGCAGACGCAGGTTGGCGAATTTCTGCCAGTCGTCGCCGGGCATCTTCGCCAGCAGCGACGCCTTCCCGTGCACCACCTCGTCGTGCGAAAGCGGCAGCATGAAATTCTCGGTGAAGGCGTACAGCATCCGGAAGGTCAGATCGCGGTGGTGGTAGCGCCGGTGGACCGGCTCCTTGGTGATGTAGGACAGCGTGTCGTGCATCCAGCCCATGTCCCATTTGAACCCGAAGCCCAGCCCGCCGAGGTAGACCGGCTTCGATACCATCGGCCAGGCGGTGGATTCCTCGGCGACGGTCTGCACGCCCGGATGCTCGCGATAGACGTCCTCGTTGAAGCGCCGCAGCCACGAAATGGCTTCCAGGTTTTCGTTGCCGCCGTATGGGTTCGGCCGCCATTCCCCGTTCTTGCGGGAGTAATCCAGGTAGAGCATCGACGCCACCGCGTCCACCCGCAGCCCGTCGGCGTGGTATTCGTCGAGCCAGAAGAGGGCGCTGGAAAGCAGGAAGGAGCGCACCTCGCGGCGGCCGTAGTTGAAGATGTACGAATTCCAATCCGGATGGATCCCCTGCTGCGGATCGTCATGCTCGTAGAGGTGGGTGCCGTCGTAATTCCCCAGGGCGTGCTCGTCGGTCGGGAAATGCGAAGGAACCCAATCCAGAAACACGCCGATTCCGTTTTGATGCAGGACGTCGATCAGATGCTTAAAATCCTG from Anaerolineales bacterium includes:
- the glgB gene encoding 1,4-alpha-glucan branching protein GlgB, producing the protein MASRQFSLLTDDDLYLFNEGSHTRLYRKLGAHPVQAEGKDGVYFAVWAPNAERVSVIGDFNDWDGRRDKLAPKGSSGIWEGFLPGVERGTMYKYLIQSRNHGYRMGKLDPYGFYFEVPPRTASIVWDLEYAWGDREWMEARAGLELQKRPVSVYEMHIGSWRRVAEEGNRPLSYRELAGLLPDYIREMGFTHVEFLPVMEHPFYGSWGYQTTGYFAPTSRYGTPQDFKHLIDVLHQNGIGVFLDWVPSHFPTDEHALGNYDGTHLYEHDDPQQGIHPDWNSYIFNYGRREVRSFLLSSALFWLDEYHADGLRVDAVASMLYLDYSRKNGEWRPNPYGGNENLEAISWLRRFNEDVYREHPGVQTVAEESTAWPMVSKPVYLGGLGFGFKWDMGWMHDTLSYITKEPVHRRYHHRDLTFRMLYAFTENFMLPLSHDEVVHGKASLLAKMPGDDWQKFANLRLLLGYMYAMSGKKLLFMGGEIGQWREWSHEESLEWPLLEYGPHRGLQQWVRDLNRLYAGETALHATDCDPAGFEWVDCTDSESSVVSWIRKSAGGGVLMAACNFTPVPRTGYRVGVPLAGLWREALNSDALPYGGSGMGNAGGFDAEEIAYHGRPFSLNLTLPPLGICFFKHESNSS